One Cryobacterium roopkundense genomic region harbors:
- the ileS gene encoding isoleucine--tRNA ligase has product MVYPKSQHPSAAQDPQSSRVPGADIVPSPSFPALESEVLAFWKEDGTFQASIDNRADAPEWVFYDGPPFANGLPHYGHLLTGYAKDLFPRFQTMRGKQVHRRFGWDTHGLPAELEAERKLGITDKSEIEKMGLAAFNAVARDSVLEYTKDWEEYVTRQARWVDFENDYKTLDITFMESVIWAFKELHTKGLAYEGYRVLPYCWRDQTPLSNHELRMDDDVYKMRQDQTVTVTFPLVGAKAESLGLTAVRALAWTTTPWTLPTNLALAVGPDIEYAVVPAGPNGTPDAEVLREGAGLGDVQVLGAEYLIAIDLVGNYAKDLGYEAAADAVAAVSRTVSGRELEGVSYDRLFDYYADESVWGTQNAWKFVVADYVTTSDGTGLVHQAPAYGEEDQTVCQAYGIPVILSLDDGGKFLAEVTEVAGQLWSDANKPLTAMIKAQGRLLRQASYEHSYPHCWRCRNPLIYKAVSSWFVRVTDFRDRMVDLNQEVNWVPDNVKDGQFGKWIGNARDWSISRNRYWGSPIPVWKSDNPDYPRIDVYGSLDELEADFGVRPTDLHRPYIDALTRPNPDDPTGQSTMRRIEDVLDVWFDSGSMPFAQVHYPFENREWFDSHNPADFIVEYIGQTRGWFYLLHVLSTALFDRPAFKNVVSHGIVLGNDGQKMSKSLRNYPDVNEVFDRDGSDAMRWFLMSSSVLRGGNLIVTEEGIREAARQVMLPLWSTWYFFSLYANASGAEGADGSVGYDAKWRTDSTDVLDRYLLAKTRDLIVDVAADLEAFDSTVATSRVRDFTDVLTNWYVRRSRDRFWGGVSNGEAFDTLYTVLETVCRVTAPLLPLVTERIWQGLTGGRSVHLTDWPDAELFPADDNLVEAMDQVRLISSTVLSLRKQASLRVRLPLATLTVVTAHAGPLSEFEGILRSELNVKTVDLVELADDSAANYGVTSRLVVNARAAGPRLGKRVQQVIQAARAGDWNETDGVVTAGGIELAEGEYELSLQAGAAGDTGTALALLPGGGFVLLDTATTAELEAEGFARDMIRAVQDTRKSAGFDVSDRIRLNLVFLDEDDAAVFDLAPNVNVAGDTLAIALTTHRPSQGEVPTAIPSEWLESFVGAPVEHYVRFEAAHYVNRGPVLVAVARVNGVDNV; this is encoded by the coding sequence ATCGTGTATCCCAAGTCCCAGCATCCGTCGGCAGCGCAGGACCCGCAGAGTTCGCGGGTGCCCGGTGCCGATATCGTTCCTTCTCCGAGCTTCCCGGCGCTTGAGTCTGAGGTGCTCGCCTTCTGGAAGGAAGACGGCACCTTCCAGGCGTCCATCGACAACCGAGCGGATGCCCCGGAGTGGGTCTTCTACGACGGGCCACCTTTCGCAAACGGTCTGCCGCATTACGGCCACCTGCTCACGGGCTACGCGAAAGACCTCTTTCCCAGGTTTCAGACGATGCGGGGCAAGCAGGTACACCGGCGCTTCGGTTGGGACACCCACGGCCTCCCCGCCGAGCTCGAAGCCGAACGCAAACTCGGCATCACCGACAAGAGCGAGATCGAGAAGATGGGCCTGGCGGCGTTCAACGCGGTCGCTCGCGACTCCGTGCTGGAATACACCAAGGACTGGGAAGAGTACGTTACTCGGCAGGCGCGCTGGGTGGACTTCGAGAACGACTACAAGACCCTTGACATCACCTTCATGGAATCGGTGATCTGGGCCTTCAAGGAGCTGCACACCAAAGGCCTCGCCTACGAGGGGTACCGCGTGCTTCCTTACTGCTGGCGCGACCAGACACCCCTGTCGAACCATGAGCTGCGCATGGACGACGACGTCTATAAGATGCGCCAGGACCAGACGGTCACGGTCACCTTTCCGCTCGTGGGGGCCAAGGCGGAGAGCCTCGGCCTCACCGCGGTTCGCGCCCTCGCATGGACGACGACGCCCTGGACCCTGCCGACTAACCTCGCGCTCGCCGTGGGCCCCGATATCGAGTACGCCGTCGTGCCCGCAGGACCCAACGGCACGCCAGACGCCGAGGTGCTGCGCGAGGGCGCGGGGCTCGGAGATGTCCAGGTCTTGGGCGCGGAATACCTCATCGCGATTGACCTCGTCGGCAACTACGCCAAGGACCTCGGCTACGAGGCGGCGGCGGACGCCGTAGCCGCCGTCTCCCGCACCGTCAGCGGTCGCGAGCTCGAGGGAGTCTCCTACGACCGTTTGTTCGACTACTACGCCGACGAGAGTGTCTGGGGCACCCAGAACGCCTGGAAATTCGTGGTCGCCGACTACGTCACCACCTCCGATGGCACGGGACTCGTGCACCAGGCTCCGGCTTACGGCGAGGAGGACCAGACGGTCTGCCAGGCCTACGGCATCCCCGTGATCCTGTCGCTCGACGACGGCGGCAAGTTTCTCGCCGAGGTCACCGAGGTGGCCGGCCAGCTGTGGTCCGACGCGAACAAGCCGCTGACGGCCATGATCAAGGCACAGGGACGCCTGCTTCGCCAGGCCAGCTACGAGCACTCGTACCCGCACTGCTGGCGCTGCCGCAACCCCCTCATCTACAAGGCCGTCTCAAGCTGGTTCGTTCGCGTCACCGATTTCCGCGACCGCATGGTCGACCTCAACCAGGAGGTGAACTGGGTTCCCGACAACGTCAAGGACGGCCAGTTCGGCAAGTGGATCGGCAATGCCCGGGACTGGTCGATTAGCCGTAACCGGTACTGGGGCTCGCCCATTCCGGTGTGGAAGAGCGATAACCCCGACTACCCGCGCATCGACGTGTACGGGTCCCTCGACGAGCTCGAGGCCGATTTCGGGGTGCGTCCCACCGACCTGCACCGCCCGTACATCGATGCGTTGACGCGTCCCAATCCGGACGACCCGACGGGCCAGTCCACGATGCGACGCATCGAAGACGTGCTCGACGTCTGGTTTGACTCCGGCTCGATGCCCTTCGCCCAGGTGCACTACCCGTTCGAAAACCGCGAGTGGTTCGACAGCCACAACCCGGCCGACTTCATCGTGGAGTACATCGGCCAGACCCGCGGGTGGTTCTACCTGCTGCACGTCCTGTCGACGGCGCTGTTTGATCGCCCGGCGTTCAAGAATGTGGTCAGCCACGGCATCGTCCTCGGCAATGACGGCCAGAAGATGAGCAAGTCACTGCGCAACTACCCCGACGTCAACGAGGTCTTCGACCGCGACGGTTCCGATGCCATGCGTTGGTTCCTGATGAGCTCGTCTGTGCTGCGCGGCGGCAACCTCATCGTCACAGAGGAAGGAATCCGCGAAGCGGCCCGACAGGTCATGCTGCCGCTCTGGAGCACCTGGTACTTCTTCTCGCTCTACGCCAACGCCTCCGGTGCAGAGGGAGCCGACGGTTCCGTGGGGTACGACGCGAAGTGGCGCACGGACTCAACCGACGTGCTCGACAGGTACCTGCTTGCCAAGACGCGGGACCTGATCGTGGACGTCGCCGCCGACCTCGAGGCCTTCGACAGCACTGTGGCCACCTCCCGCGTGCGGGACTTCACCGACGTGCTCACCAACTGGTACGTGCGACGATCGCGCGACAGGTTCTGGGGCGGGGTCTCGAACGGAGAGGCGTTCGACACCCTGTACACAGTGCTCGAGACCGTGTGCCGGGTCACGGCCCCGCTGCTGCCGCTCGTCACAGAGCGCATCTGGCAGGGTCTGACCGGCGGCCGCAGCGTGCACCTCACCGACTGGCCCGACGCCGAGCTCTTCCCGGCAGACGATAATTTGGTCGAGGCCATGGACCAGGTGCGGCTGATCAGTTCCACCGTTCTGTCGTTGCGCAAACAGGCTTCCCTGCGCGTGCGCCTGCCGCTGGCCACTTTGACCGTTGTCACCGCTCACGCCGGGCCGTTGTCCGAGTTCGAGGGCATTCTGCGCAGCGAACTCAATGTGAAGACCGTGGACCTGGTCGAACTCGCCGATGACAGCGCCGCGAACTACGGCGTGACCAGCCGCCTCGTCGTGAACGCACGTGCGGCCGGCCCCCGACTCGGCAAGCGCGTGCAGCAGGTCATCCAGGCCGCGCGGGCCGGCGACTGGAACGAAACCGACGGCGTCGTCACCGCCGGCGGTATCGAACTGGCCGAGGGCGAGTACGAGCTGTCGCTGCAGGCCGGAGCGGCCGGCGACACGGGCACCGCTCTGGCGCTTCTTCCCGGTGGTGGCTTCGTGCTCCTCGACACTGCCACCACGGCCGAGCTCGAGGCAGAAGGGTTCGCCAGGGACATGATCCGCGCCGTGCAGGACACCCGAAAGTCCGCCGGATTCGACGTGAGCGACCGCATCCGCCTCAACCTGGTCTTCCTCGACGAAGACGACGCGGCGGTCTTTGACCTCGCGCCGAACGTGAACGTGGCCGGGGACACCCTCGCGATCGCTTTGACGACCCACCGTCCCTCGCAGGGCGAGGTGCCGACGGCCATCCCGTCGGAATGGCTGGAATCCTTCGTCGGCGCCCCGGTGGAGCACTACGTGCGGTTCGAAGCGGCCCACTATGTCAACCGCGGACCGGTCCTGGTGGCCGTTGCCCGCGTGAACGGAGTCGACAATGTCTGA